In Deinococcus psychrotolerans, a genomic segment contains:
- the proB gene encoding glutamate 5-kinase, with amino-acid sequence MRVVLKLGTSVLTGGSDRLDRPRMVDLVRQIAALQSGGHQVILVTSAAVLAGWEALGFPPRTRTVAEKQLLAAVGQGVLMHTYATLAEIYGLKVAQVLLTAADFRDRTRYLNARTTLDSCLARGVLPIINENDAVATAQLKVGDNDTLSAFVANLAEADLLVILTDAPGLYTADPRTHPDAVLIPEVSSIDASVWALAGGAGSHRGTGGMHTKIQAAEIATRAGTPVIVAPGDAENALLRAAAGEAIGTRFVAGGSRLEARKRWILAEIASGRVLLDEGAASALRQRGSSLLAVGVRGVEGDFERGHTVRLFAPSGEEIARGLTRYRSADLRRIVGLRSSAIEAALGFNQGPEVVHRDDLVLL; translated from the coding sequence ATGCGCGTCGTTCTCAAACTCGGCACTTCGGTGCTCACTGGCGGCTCTGACCGCCTCGACCGGCCCCGTATGGTGGATTTGGTGCGCCAGATCGCGGCGCTGCAATCCGGTGGGCACCAAGTCATTTTGGTCACGTCGGCGGCGGTACTGGCAGGCTGGGAAGCGCTGGGGTTTCCGCCGCGCACCCGCACCGTGGCCGAAAAACAACTGCTGGCCGCAGTCGGTCAGGGCGTACTGATGCACACCTACGCGACCCTCGCCGAGATTTACGGCCTCAAGGTGGCCCAAGTGCTGCTGACCGCCGCCGACTTCCGAGACCGTACCCGTTACCTGAATGCCCGCACCACCCTCGACAGCTGCTTGGCGCGGGGCGTCCTGCCGATCATCAACGAAAACGACGCGGTGGCCACCGCCCAGCTCAAAGTGGGCGACAACGACACGCTGTCGGCGTTCGTGGCCAACCTCGCCGAAGCCGATTTGCTGGTGATTCTCACCGACGCGCCGGGCCTGTATACCGCCGACCCGCGCACCCACCCCGACGCCGTGCTGATTCCCGAAGTGAGCAGCATCGACGCTTCGGTGTGGGCTTTGGCAGGCGGCGCTGGCTCGCATAGAGGCACTGGCGGAATGCACACCAAGATTCAAGCCGCCGAAATCGCCACCCGCGCCGGAACGCCGGTTATCGTGGCCCCCGGTGACGCCGAGAACGCCCTGCTGCGGGCAGCGGCGGGCGAGGCCATCGGCACCCGTTTTGTGGCGGGCGGCTCCAGGCTCGAAGCCCGCAAGCGCTGGATTCTGGCTGAAATTGCCAGCGGGCGGGTCCTACTCGACGAGGGAGCGGCCTCAGCGCTGCGCCAGCGCGGCAGCAGTTTGCTGGCCGTGGGCGTGCGCGGCGTGGAAGGCGATTTTGAGCGCGGCCATACCGTGCGCCTGTTTGCGCCCAGCGGCGAGGAGATCGCACGCGGCCTGACCCGTTACCGCTCAGCGGATTTGCGCCGCATCGTGGGCCTCCGCAGCAGCGCCATCGAGGCTGCACTGGGCTTTAACCAGGGGCCAGAAGTGGTGCACAGAGACGATTTGGTGTTGCTATAG
- a CDS encoding pyridoxal phosphate-dependent aminotransferase, protein MTTPIHISLSQKVQSLKPSSTVAVTSRALELQRSGVDILSLSVGEPDFDTPPHVVAAAKAALDAGKTRYTNVGGIPELREAIAAKLQRENGLTYAPEAVAVTSGGKQALFNAFFALLDAGDEVLIPAPYWVSYPEIVSFAGGVPVAVPTTPESGYQLDAEALRAAVTSKTKLIVINSPSNPTGAVYPEQTLRAVAELAREKDLLIITDEMYEHIVYDAQHVSIARFAPERTLTINGASKAYAMTGWRIGYAAGPLPLIQAMNAIQSQSTSNANSIAQWAAVAAISDSYEFIERSRAAFWERRDRIVAGLNDLGLPTPTPQGAFYVMADTTSIHPDELEAARIILDEARVAVVPGTDFAAPGRVRLSYAVSMETIEEVLRRFKALLDSR, encoded by the coding sequence ATGACGACGCCGATTCATATTTCACTTTCGCAAAAAGTGCAAAGTCTCAAGCCTTCTTCCACGGTGGCGGTCACGTCGCGGGCGCTCGAACTCCAGCGCTCCGGCGTGGACATTCTCTCCTTGTCGGTGGGGGAGCCGGATTTTGATACCCCGCCGCATGTGGTGGCGGCGGCCAAAGCGGCTTTGGATGCCGGCAAAACCCGGTACACCAACGTGGGCGGCATTCCTGAACTGCGTGAAGCGATTGCCGCCAAACTCCAGCGCGAAAACGGCCTGACCTACGCGCCCGAAGCGGTGGCCGTCACCAGCGGCGGCAAGCAAGCGCTGTTCAACGCCTTCTTCGCGCTGCTCGATGCGGGGGATGAAGTGCTGATTCCCGCGCCGTACTGGGTCAGCTATCCCGAAATAGTGTCTTTTGCAGGCGGCGTGCCGGTGGCGGTGCCGACCACGCCCGAAAGCGGTTATCAGTTGGACGCGGAGGCGCTGCGGGCTGCCGTCACTTCCAAGACCAAGCTGATCGTTATCAACAGCCCCAGCAATCCGACCGGCGCGGTCTATCCGGAACAGACCTTACGGGCGGTGGCTGAGCTGGCCCGTGAAAAAGATTTGCTGATCATCACCGACGAGATGTACGAGCACATCGTCTACGACGCCCAGCACGTCAGCATTGCCCGCTTCGCTCCGGAGCGCACCCTGACCATTAACGGTGCCAGCAAAGCCTACGCCATGACCGGCTGGCGCATCGGCTACGCGGCGGGGCCGTTGCCGCTGATTCAGGCCATGAACGCCATTCAGAGCCAGAGCACCAGCAACGCCAACAGCATCGCCCAGTGGGCGGCGGTGGCGGCCATCAGCGACAGTTACGAATTTATTGAACGTAGCCGTGCCGCCTTTTGGGAGCGCCGTGACCGGATCGTGGCGGGCCTCAACGATCTGGGGTTGCCGACGCCCACTCCGCAGGGCGCGTTCTACGTGATGGCCGACACCACGTCCATTCATCCCGACGAACTGGAGGCCGCGAGGATCATCTTGGACGAAGCGCGGGTGGCTGTCGTGCCCGGTACCGACTTCGCCGCTCCGGGCCGGGTGCGCCTGAGTTACGCCGTGAGCATGGAGACCATCGAGGAAGTGCTGCGCCGATTCAAAGCGCTGCTGGACAGCCGTTAA
- a CDS encoding tetratricopeptide repeat protein, which produces MPNSNAEMAPNLAPRSAWPKVVLDLCLAQGLGPQNSVRGRRVPSRRAAALLVALNLTLSAAQTAAPAAPSSTPPATTAPSVPVPAPAAGLPAKPRPPAANYVALGVLYYDQGNFGDAYLAFRAAAEADPSVSGALLGLGRTQSRLRLYGPALDTLKKLVAQDPRNVSGYLALAQAYQAQYVGTSDRSPILGNLDAALKVLDAGEAATRGGESDKLDLNLSKVYNERGYIYRLQQQSDKAIETFKKANTLNPDNGIILYNIGDMYYATGDIPQALNYLQLAVIADPSDPFNRAYYAKLLALSGNINAAKSEAAQAARVAPQNPYAVGQYGVVSYLAKDAKTARTQLLASIKLDPLRYPEFYYYMGRLELDQGNLKEARNNLTKSVALASTTPEYLYYLGLSYERSGQDAAPDKIKALDSYSRAARLAPNYQLALDGVQRTR; this is translated from the coding sequence ATGCCCAACAGCAACGCAGAGATGGCCCCGAATCTGGCACCCCGTTCGGCGTGGCCCAAGGTTGTTTTGGATTTGTGTTTGGCTCAAGGTTTAGGGCCCCAAAATTCAGTCCGAGGCCGCCGAGTTCCAAGCCGCCGCGCCGCCGCCTTGCTGGTCGCGCTGAACCTCACACTGAGCGCCGCACAAACCGCCGCGCCGGCTGCTCCAAGCTCCACGCCTCCGGCGACCACTGCCCCGAGCGTTCCCGTCCCCGCGCCCGCTGCCGGCTTACCCGCCAAGCCGAGGCCGCCTGCCGCCAATTATGTGGCGCTGGGCGTGCTGTACTACGACCAAGGCAATTTCGGCGACGCTTATCTGGCGTTCCGCGCAGCGGCGGAGGCCGATCCGTCTGTCAGCGGAGCGCTCTTGGGGTTGGGACGCACCCAGTCGCGGCTGCGGCTCTACGGCCCAGCGCTCGACACCCTCAAAAAGCTGGTGGCACAAGACCCGCGCAATGTCAGCGGCTACTTGGCTCTGGCGCAGGCGTACCAAGCTCAGTATGTCGGCACCTCCGACCGCAGTCCTATTTTGGGCAACTTAGACGCCGCCCTCAAGGTGCTGGATGCGGGCGAAGCGGCGACACGCGGCGGCGAAAGCGATAAGCTCGATCTCAATTTATCTAAAGTTTATAATGAGCGCGGCTATATCTACCGTTTGCAGCAGCAAAGTGATAAAGCCATCGAAACATTCAAGAAAGCCAACACCCTCAATCCTGACAACGGCATCATCTTATACAATATCGGCGACATGTATTACGCCACTGGTGATATTCCGCAGGCGCTCAATTATTTACAGTTGGCCGTCATTGCTGATCCCAGCGATCCCTTCAACCGAGCTTATTACGCCAAGTTGTTGGCCCTGAGCGGCAACATCAACGCCGCCAAATCTGAAGCGGCGCAGGCGGCCCGCGTCGCGCCTCAAAATCCGTATGCGGTGGGTCAATACGGGGTGGTGTCGTATTTGGCCAAAGACGCCAAAACCGCCCGAACTCAGCTCTTGGCCTCGATCAAACTCGATCCACTGCGTTATCCAGAGTTCTATTATTATATGGGCCGCTTAGAGCTCGATCAGGGCAACTTAAAAGAAGCCCGCAACAATCTCACCAAGTCAGTGGCGTTGGCCAGCACCACACCCGAGTACCTGTATTACTTGGGTCTTTCTTACGAGCGGTCTGGACAAGACGCCGCCCCCGATAAAATTAAGGCGCTGGATTCTTACAGCCGCGCCGCTCGGCTCGCTCCCAATTATCAATTGGCACTCGACGGCGTACAGCGGACGCGGTGA
- the priA gene encoding replication restart helicase PriA, which produces MSAALLASPVATSPTAAVWSVALPLPLPAYDFAALHGSQALPLGRRVLVPWRGDLALGVVVGGGAGSGHKLREVAGVLDEAAWVGKGFLEGVASLSALSRVPTGLLLSDLLGVGLTPRYRHRVRAVQDAELSVFGPHTPTPDWTDASAFAPTLLDAVREQGLLEEDFTLLPRMTSVYRARPWAQVPAEQRVQTAWQALPASPVALTARQQKAWEWLREHGPVSGLSEWGRRAGVGSSVVMAVLQRGWAEPVQLDAQLPHAWEVLRAAGQFETQSAWAQAAGVSGSQVAGVLARRWADSVEVPAPPPALPLPAAAPRPVPDDLPEELVWRLHGGRDRERFVRLAARIRRRLELGRGVLVLAPEAATLRRAWDALSGLAEETGTQAALFSGVLSEVQREHTWQLIQSGAARLVIGSALALPAPIADLALVVVMEEGSDAYKLLSGSGVFVPDLAARMARALQTPLAYVGTVPAVESVPHAGVVLDAPRSRLHIVDYANPAPQPEMGPLSAVQLRGSGSGYPISHDLAKVLRQVAERGRQAVLLAPRRGYSALIRCPACEHTPQCRNCDIPLRLHQHTRQLTCHQCGYAQGIPERCDVCGEMMWSAKGPGTEWIAAEAGTLLSGCPVYRFDKDHQDDLTPLMNGESGVVVGTQALLSQEALPNLALIGITLADTWLNLSDFRASERYHRLLRQLISWHPERAPLLLVQTFQAEHPALRSVVDGLDALSFPSSEYELRRALHYPPHATLAQVLITARDQSRASAGADEVAQALFAAGATSAEVLGPAPSPVTRVRGLYPYHLMLRVRDEARLSALLEALNRSFKARVRVDVTPRGGLGV; this is translated from the coding sequence ATGTCTGCCGCTTTGCTTGCTTCTCCCGTTGCCACTTCGCCCACCGCCGCTGTCTGGTCGGTGGCGCTGCCGTTGCCGCTGCCAGCTTACGATTTTGCCGCGCTGCACGGCTCACAAGCGCTGCCACTGGGCCGGCGGGTGCTGGTGCCCTGGCGCGGCGACTTGGCGCTGGGCGTGGTGGTGGGCGGAGGCGCGGGCAGCGGACACAAGCTGCGCGAAGTGGCGGGTGTGTTAGACGAAGCGGCGTGGGTCGGCAAGGGCTTTTTGGAAGGCGTGGCCAGTCTCAGCGCCCTTTCGCGGGTGCCCACCGGCTTGCTGCTCTCGGACTTGCTGGGCGTCGGACTCACGCCGCGCTACCGTCACCGCGTCCGGGCTGTGCAGGACGCCGAATTGAGCGTCTTTGGGCCGCACACGCCCACTCCCGATTGGACAGACGCCAGTGCTTTTGCTCCAACCCTGCTTGATGCCGTGCGCGAACAAGGGCTATTGGAAGAAGATTTCACCCTGCTGCCGCGCATGACCAGCGTTTACAGAGCGCGGCCTTGGGCGCAGGTTCCCGCCGAGCAGCGCGTTCAGACCGCTTGGCAAGCCCTGCCTGCTAGTCCAGTTGCGCTGACAGCCCGGCAACAAAAAGCTTGGGAATGGCTGCGCGAACATGGACCGGTCAGCGGCCTAAGCGAGTGGGGGCGGCGAGCGGGCGTGGGCAGCAGCGTGGTGATGGCGGTGTTGCAGCGCGGCTGGGCCGAGCCGGTGCAACTTGACGCTCAGCTACCCCACGCTTGGGAGGTGCTGCGGGCAGCTGGGCAATTTGAAACCCAGAGCGCCTGGGCGCAGGCCGCTGGCGTGTCGGGCAGTCAGGTTGCCGGTGTGCTGGCCCGCCGCTGGGCCGACAGCGTGGAAGTTCCCGCACCGCCGCCCGCTCTGCCGCTGCCTGCCGCCGCGCCGCGCCCTGTGCCCGATGATTTGCCCGAGGAGCTGGTGTGGCGCTTGCACGGCGGGCGTGACCGCGAGCGCTTCGTGCGCCTCGCCGCCCGCATTCGCCGCCGCTTGGAGCTCGGACGCGGCGTGCTGGTGCTGGCTCCCGAAGCCGCCACGCTGCGCCGCGCTTGGGATGCACTCAGCGGCCTGGCTGAGGAAACCGGTACACAGGCCGCGCTCTTTTCAGGTGTTCTCAGCGAAGTGCAGCGCGAACACACTTGGCAACTCATTCAGTCGGGCGCGGCGAGGCTGGTCATCGGCTCGGCGCTGGCGCTGCCCGCGCCCATCGCCGATCTGGCCCTGGTGGTGGTGATGGAAGAAGGCAGCGACGCTTATAAATTGCTGTCGGGCTCGGGGGTGTTCGTGCCGGACTTGGCCGCCAGAATGGCCCGCGCCCTGCAAACACCGCTGGCTTATGTCGGTACGGTTCCAGCAGTGGAAAGTGTGCCGCACGCGGGGGTGGTGCTAGACGCGCCGCGCAGTCGCCTGCATATCGTGGACTACGCCAACCCCGCCCCCCAACCCGAGATGGGGCCGCTCAGTGCAGTGCAGCTGCGCGGGTCTGGATCGGGCTACCCGATTTCGCACGACCTCGCCAAAGTGCTGCGCCAAGTCGCCGAGCGCGGGCGGCAAGCGGTGCTGCTGGCTCCGAGGCGCGGCTATTCGGCGCTGATTCGCTGCCCAGCCTGCGAACATACCCCGCAGTGCCGCAACTGCGATATTCCTCTGCGGCTGCACCAACACACCCGCCAACTGACCTGCCACCAATGCGGCTACGCGCAGGGCATACCTGAGCGCTGCGACGTGTGCGGCGAGATGATGTGGAGCGCCAAAGGCCCCGGCACCGAGTGGATTGCCGCCGAAGCGGGAACCCTGCTGTCGGGCTGCCCGGTCTACCGCTTCGACAAAGACCACCAAGACGACCTGACGCCTCTGATGAACGGGGAGAGCGGCGTGGTGGTGGGCACCCAAGCGCTGCTGTCGCAAGAAGCGCTGCCCAACTTGGCCCTGATCGGCATCACGCTGGCCGACACGTGGCTGAACTTATCGGACTTCCGCGCCTCGGAGCGCTACCACCGGCTGCTCAGACAGCTCATCAGTTGGCACCCCGAACGCGCTCCACTGCTGCTGGTTCAGACCTTTCAGGCCGAGCATCCAGCGCTCAGAAGCGTGGTGGACGGGCTCGACGCGCTGAGTTTTCCCAGCAGCGAGTACGAGTTGCGCCGGGCGCTGCACTATCCGCCGCACGCGACGCTGGCTCAGGTGCTGATCACCGCCCGCGATCAAAGCCGCGCCAGCGCCGGAGCCGATGAAGTGGCGCAGGCCTTGTTTGCCGCCGGAGCGACTTCCGCCGAAGTCTTGGGCCCAGCGCCCAGTCCGGTCACGCGGGTCAGGGGGCTGTATCCGTATCATCTGATGCTGCGGGTGCGTGACGAAGCGAGGCTTTCGGCGCTCTTGGAAGCGCTCAACCGCAGTTTCAAAGCGCGGGTGCGGGTGGACGTGACGCCGCGCGGCGGGCTGGGGGTATAA
- a CDS encoding ImmA/IrrE family metallo-endopeptidase, with translation MDEYLFQHFTQYVEQVHAGAEYQTDFRLLAANLGIRVRPSQHNSLVWGEPPLITLSSSEYGARQGFSAMHEVAHLLLKECGAEAELLHHFGGFEEAAPHIEAWCNHAAGLLLLPAPLLQAAERQYGLSAQTVLNLYEAGAGRVSLGAALRRLVYADSQRRLAAFVSTASRRVSDLAKLNIALPFWFADPLPCGIPAAAEQQKTFALGGSEGSVMRVPKRSLSLGLLVAER, from the coding sequence GTGGACGAGTACCTGTTTCAGCACTTCACCCAGTACGTCGAGCAAGTCCACGCGGGAGCCGAGTATCAGACTGACTTCCGCTTGCTGGCCGCCAATTTGGGCATCCGGGTGCGGCCCAGCCAGCACAACTCGCTGGTGTGGGGTGAGCCGCCACTGATTACCCTCAGTAGCAGCGAATACGGCGCACGGCAGGGCTTTAGCGCCATGCACGAAGTCGCCCACCTGCTGCTCAAGGAATGCGGCGCGGAGGCCGAGCTCCTGCACCATTTCGGCGGATTCGAGGAAGCTGCGCCGCACATCGAAGCGTGGTGCAACCACGCCGCCGGACTGCTGCTGTTGCCCGCGCCGCTGCTGCAAGCCGCCGAGCGCCAATATGGCTTGAGCGCCCAGACGGTTCTGAATTTGTATGAAGCTGGAGCGGGCCGGGTCAGTTTGGGAGCGGCCCTGCGGCGACTGGTCTACGCCGACTCGCAGCGCCGTCTGGCCGCTTTTGTCAGCACGGCGTCTCGGCGGGTCAGTGACCTTGCCAAACTCAATATCGCCCTGCCATTTTGGTTTGCCGACCCTCTGCCGTGCGGCATTCCCGCCGCCGCCGAGCAACAAAAAACCTTCGCGCTGGGCGGCAGCGAAGGCTCGGTGATGCGGGTGCCGAAAAGAAGCTTGAGTTTAGGCCTGTTGGTGGCGGAGCGCTGA
- a CDS encoding helix-turn-helix domain-containing protein, which translates to MSTAPPAEAGALLRRRREQKELSQEQVAAAVGLRSANYLSYLETGKVNLSRSKYFMPLAQLLSLSAEDVGAIAPALRLTGLGSPIMPRALQDAVAEYGDKFAELLDADWQDTLAGARFRGGGPETPEDWLDYYRFIRRYTKPRAGS; encoded by the coding sequence ATGTCGACTGCCCCGCCTGCCGAAGCGGGGGCACTGCTGCGCCGCCGCCGCGAGCAAAAGGAGCTGAGTCAGGAGCAGGTGGCAGCGGCGGTGGGCCTTCGCAGCGCCAATTATCTGAGTTACTTGGAAACCGGCAAAGTCAACCTCAGCCGCAGCAAATACTTCATGCCGCTGGCCCAACTGCTCTCGCTCAGCGCCGAAGACGTGGGAGCCATCGCGCCTGCGCTGCGTCTCACCGGACTGGGTTCGCCCATCATGCCGAGGGCGCTGCAAGACGCCGTTGCCGAGTACGGTGACAAATTTGCCGAGTTGCTCGATGCCGATTGGCAAGACACCTTGGCCGGGGCACGCTTCCGGGGCGGCGGGCCGGAAACGCCGGAAGACTGGCTGGATTACTACCGCTTTATTCGCCGCTACACCAAGCCGAGGGCGGGCAGCTAA
- a CDS encoding acyl-CoA dehydrogenase C-terminal domain-containing protein has protein sequence MPSYKAPLRDLKFVMYEVLKADEALSAMPYYAGNETADADLMDQVMEEAARFAENELLPLNAVGDQEGCVRDAQGNVTTPTGFKAAYTKFRQAGWTGLDADPKWGGQGMPHVVNIATSEMNISANTAWSMYPGLSHGAYSALVAHGSDELQALYLPKIVSGEWTGTMCLTEPHAGTDLGIIRTKATDNGDGSYDISGTKIFISAGEHDFTDNIIHLVLARLEGSPEGTKGISLFLVPKFLVNEKGAIGERNGVVCGSLEHKMGIHGNATAVLNFDGATGYLVGEINKGMNNMFTMMNAARLGTGMQGLGLGEIAYQNAVAYAKDRLQMRHEPRVTPSEKADPIISYPDVRRMLLTGRAYSEAGRAMALWLALSLDTEHHHPDEAKRKEAADLVALLTPVAKAFMTDNGFNIAVQSQQVFGGHGYIREWGMEQYVRDARIGMIYEGTNSIQALDLLGRKVLMDGGKKLQGLASQVEALVNEVADDEELQGYADQLGKAAGQIATLTMVIGQKAMQNPDEANAAAVDYLRYMGHVTYAFLWVKMAKVALDAIKAGKDKDGFYKAKLQTAKFYFDKLFPETKMLSATIKAGGESLDVDMGMFGVEKDLATA, from the coding sequence ATGCCCAGCTATAAAGCGCCACTCCGCGATTTGAAGTTTGTGATGTACGAAGTGTTGAAGGCCGACGAAGCCCTCAGCGCCATGCCGTATTACGCGGGCAACGAGACTGCCGACGCCGACTTGATGGATCAGGTCATGGAGGAAGCCGCCCGCTTTGCCGAAAATGAACTGTTGCCGCTCAATGCGGTGGGCGACCAGGAAGGCTGCGTGCGTGACGCACAGGGCAACGTGACCACGCCAACTGGCTTCAAGGCCGCTTACACCAAGTTCCGTCAGGCAGGCTGGACGGGCCTGGACGCCGATCCCAAATGGGGCGGTCAGGGCATGCCGCACGTGGTCAATATCGCCACTTCCGAAATGAATATCTCAGCCAACACAGCTTGGAGCATGTACCCGGGCTTGTCGCACGGAGCATATAGCGCCCTCGTGGCACACGGCAGCGACGAACTGCAAGCCCTGTACCTGCCCAAAATCGTCAGCGGCGAGTGGACAGGTACCATGTGCCTGACCGAGCCACACGCCGGAACCGATCTGGGCATCATCCGCACCAAAGCAACGGATAACGGTGACGGCAGCTACGACATCAGCGGCACCAAAATCTTTATCTCGGCAGGCGAGCACGATTTCACCGACAACATCATTCACCTGGTGCTGGCGCGTTTGGAAGGCAGTCCCGAAGGCACCAAGGGGATTTCGTTGTTCCTCGTGCCCAAATTCTTGGTCAACGAAAAAGGCGCGATTGGGGAGCGCAACGGCGTGGTGTGCGGCTCGCTGGAACACAAGATGGGCATTCACGGCAACGCCACCGCCGTGCTGAACTTTGACGGCGCAACGGGTTACCTGGTGGGCGAAATCAACAAGGGTATGAACAATATGTTCACCATGATGAACGCCGCCCGCCTCGGCACCGGGATGCAGGGTCTGGGTCTGGGCGAAATCGCTTACCAAAACGCGGTGGCCTACGCCAAAGACCGTCTCCAGATGCGCCACGAACCCCGCGTCACGCCCAGCGAAAAAGCCGACCCGATCATCAGCTACCCCGACGTGCGCCGGATGCTGCTGACCGGACGGGCTTACTCGGAAGCGGGCCGCGCCATGGCGCTGTGGCTGGCGCTGAGCTTAGATACCGAGCACCACCACCCCGACGAGGCCAAGCGCAAAGAAGCCGCCGACTTGGTGGCGCTGCTGACGCCCGTTGCCAAAGCCTTTATGACCGACAACGGCTTTAACATCGCTGTGCAAAGCCAGCAGGTCTTCGGCGGACACGGCTACATCCGCGAATGGGGCATGGAGCAGTATGTCCGTGACGCCCGCATCGGCATGATCTACGAAGGCACCAACAGCATTCAGGCGCTGGATTTGCTGGGCCGCAAAGTGCTGATGGACGGCGGCAAGAAGTTGCAGGGACTGGCCTCGCAGGTCGAAGCGCTGGTCAATGAAGTCGCGGACGACGAGGAACTGCAAGGCTACGCCGACCAACTCGGCAAAGCCGCCGGACAAATCGCCACCCTGACGATGGTGATCGGCCAAAAAGCCATGCAAAACCCGGATGAAGCCAACGCCGCCGCCGTGGATTACCTGCGCTACATGGGCCACGTAACCTACGCCTTCTTGTGGGTCAAGATGGCCAAAGTTGCGCTGGACGCCATAAAAGCGGGCAAAGACAAGGACGGCTTCTACAAGGCCAAGCTGCAAACGGCCAAATTCTACTTCGACAAACTCTTCCCTGAAACCAAAATGCTCTCGGCCACCATCAAAGCGGGCGGCGAGTCGTTGGACGTGGATATGGGCATGTTCGGCGTGGAAAAAGACCTAGCCACGGCTTAA
- a CDS encoding DUF4279 domain-containing protein — MTVYFMVRGYQFDPDHFLERSGLTHPTMHIWRKGQKSLPSGRIFEFSGLSLEASEAHNESFNDQVINTVAFLKEQSKALSHLLTLNQDISTVFEFCIEDRDVRLQTENLPPELLRLAGNLNIGIDVTRSS; from the coding sequence ATGACCGTCTATTTTATGGTGAGAGGATATCAATTTGACCCAGATCATTTTCTGGAACGCAGTGGGTTGACCCATCCCACAATGCATATCTGGCGTAAAGGTCAGAAAAGTTTACCATCAGGACGGATATTTGAGTTCTCTGGCCTCAGTCTGGAGGCGAGTGAAGCTCACAACGAAAGCTTTAACGATCAGGTGATTAATACTGTGGCCTTTCTCAAAGAGCAGAGCAAGGCTTTGAGCCACTTGTTGACTTTGAATCAGGACATCTCCACCGTTTTTGAATTCTGTATCGAGGATAGAGATGTGCGACTTCAGACTGAAAATTTGCCACCCGAACTCCTGCGGCTCGCTGGAAATTTGAACATTGGAATTGACGTCACTCGGTCTTCCTGA